Proteins encoded together in one Quercus lobata isolate SW786 chromosome 3, ValleyOak3.0 Primary Assembly, whole genome shotgun sequence window:
- the LOC115979763 gene encoding uncharacterized protein LOC115979763 — MGGLGFRENENFNDALLAKQVWRMINNTDSLCHRVFKAWFFPDCSILDAKESSFGSYAWKSIIGARDVIRKGMVWRIGTGEALRIKEDRWLPGHANCSVISPLPSMSPDVKVSSLIDPDRVAWRTEVVQQLFLPHEADIILGIPLSSRSPDDRIIWAHTPSEFRAEIFVTSAWFLWNRRNAVHFGRPPLPVDSICSKAGNYLQEFLQAQIEEQIPVRPPPSQQWCPPDHHCLKINFDATVFRRLSKAGIGVIIRNNAGEVEGALSSSIPMAHSVADLEALACLKAVQFALELGITRVVFEGDSAVIINALLHGVGAFATFNNILDDICMLSTVFQFVEFSFVNRHCNSVADALAKKAKLIVGAQVWLHDVPADIAPLVSLDVH, encoded by the exons ATGGGTGGTCTAGGttttagagagaatgaaaattttaacgATGCCTTATTGGCTAAACAAGTCTGGAGAATGATCAATAACACTGATTCTCTTTGTCACCGTGTCTTTAAGGCATGGTTCTTTCCGGATTGCTCCATCTTAGATGCAAAAGAATCCAGTTTTGGTTCTTACGCATGGAAGAGCATTATTGGTGCTAGAGACGTGATTCGAAAAGGTATGGTTTGGCGTATTGGGACAGGGGAGGCATTGCGTATTAAGGAGGATAGGTGGCTGCCTGGACATGCTAACTGTTCAGTCATTTCTCCCCTTCCTTCTATGTCCCCGGATGTGAAAGTGAGTTCTTTGATTGATCCAGATAGAGTAGCTTGGAGAACAGAGGTTGTGCAGCAACTATTTCTACCCCATGAAGCTGACATTATCTTGGGTATTCCATTGAGCTCTCGAAGCCCTGATGATCGCATTATTTGGGCACACACACCATCTG AATTCAGAGCTGAGATTTTTGTGACCAGTGCGTGGTTCCTCTGGAATAGAAGGAATGCTGTTCATTTTGGGCGCCCCCCATTGCCCGTGGATAGTATATGCAGCAAAGCAGGAAATTACTTGCAGGAATTTTTGCAAGCTCAGATAGAAGAGCAAATTCCAGTTCGTCCTCCTCCCAGTCAGCAGTGGTGTCCTCCGGATCATCATTGCTTAAAGATAAATTTCGATGCTACGGTGTTTCGTCGATTAAGTAAGGCGGGCATTGGTGTCATTATCCGTAACAATGCAGGTGAAGTTGAAGGTGCTCTGTCCTCTTCCATTCCCATGGCCCATTCAGTGGCTGATCTTGAAGCCTTAGCATGTTTGAAGGCTGTCCAATTTGCTCTGGAACTGGGTATTACTAGAGTAGTGTTTGAAGGTGATTCAGCGGTTATCATTAATGCCCTTCTACACGGTGTGGGTGCATTTGCTACTTTCAACAATATTTTGGATGATATATGCATGCTTTCTACGGTTTTTCAGTTTGTAGAATTTAGTTTTGTTAATCGACATTGTAATTCAGTAGCTGATGCTTTGGCCAAAAAAGCTAAGCTTATTGTTGGGGCACAGGTTTGGCTTCATGATGTGCCAGCAGACATTGCCCCCTTAGTTAGTTTGGATGTTCATTGA